One genomic segment of Belonocnema kinseyi isolate 2016_QV_RU_SX_M_011 chromosome 2, B_treatae_v1, whole genome shotgun sequence includes these proteins:
- the LOC117167856 gene encoding uncharacterized protein LOC117167856: MGHLHQTVRDPEEAQGSERGPPVRDVEQPRRLRRSVPTIPSNHPGPSISTGDGAGVGGYQDPPKRRRGRPPKPRNPSTLVPTSTDGRRTKTRGRPRRRTTGIPIAHHVCRRGPGRPRKIEGSHPQDPNRHQSRDTEEGEEGPRRSGRLRSRK; encoded by the coding sequence ATGGGTCATCTTCACCAGACGGTTCGTGATCCGGAGGAGGCCCAGGGATCTGAACGCGGACCCCCTGTTCGGGATGTCGAACAACCCCGTAGACTGCGAAGATCGGTTCCCACCATTCCCAGTAATCATCCAGGACCGTCCATATCGACCGGTGACGGTGCCGGAGTTGGAGGTTACCAAGACCCTCCTAAAAGAAGAAGGGGTAGGCCCCCAAAGCCTAGAAACCCAAGTACCCTAGTGCCCACCTCAACAGACGGGCGAAGGACAAAAACGCGAGGGAGGCCTCGGAGGCGAACCACCGGGATCCCGATCGCCCATCACGTCTGCCGCCGCGGTCCGGGAAGGCCCCGGAAAATCGAAGGGAGCCATCCCCAAGACCCTAACCGCCACCAGTCCCGAGATACGGAGGAGGGAGAAGAAGGTCCCCGCCGCAGTGGTCGGCTTAGATCAAGGAAATAG